In one Candidatus Nitronereus thalassa genomic region, the following are encoded:
- a CDS encoding STAS/SEC14 domain-containing protein, translating to MIDILPESQGNIIGIRASEQLTDEDYQTILIPRLKAIIHEFAKARVLFLMDQDFQGWELDAMWDDAKFGATHRHDFEKFAVVGGPLWVEWGAKLGALFMKTQLRTFSNDQLQEAWAWIKS from the coding sequence ATGATTGATATTCTTCCAGAAAGCCAAGGCAACATAATCGGGATCCGGGCTTCCGAACAACTTACTGACGAGGATTATCAGACGATCCTTATCCCTCGCCTGAAAGCCATCATTCATGAGTTTGCAAAAGCTCGGGTCCTTTTTCTCATGGATCAAGATTTTCAAGGTTGGGAGTTGGACGCCATGTGGGATGATGCCAAATTTGGAGCTACCCACAGACACGATTTTGAAAAGTTTGCCGTGGTTGGTGGCCCGCTTTGGGTCGAATGGGGTGCCAAACTGGGAGCGCTTTTCATGAAAACCCAACTCCGCACCTTTTCCAATGACCAACTTCAAGAAGCGTGGGCATGGATTAAATCTTAA